One region of Ornithinibacter aureus genomic DNA includes:
- a CDS encoding homocysteine S-methyltransferase family protein, giving the protein MTNRLLTLLADRPAIFDGGYGWLLQERGLPAGECAESWNVDNPDAVARLHDEYAAAGAVIITTNTFGATEPRLAAHGLSGRAEEVNRAGAAIAREVADRHAVLVAGDIGPTGELLEPLGTLTAQQATALFAEQVRGLAAGGADLILIETMSDLGEASAAVAAAREVAPDLPVVVTMSFDTNLRTMMGVSPAAAVAALAAAGADAVGANCGRGPDEMRTIAEQLVAARPEGLLLVAQSNAGLPALEGDKFVYTVGPEAMGEHAVELRDLGIDVIGACCGSSPEHIGEMAAALAGR; this is encoded by the coding sequence GTGACGAATCGACTGCTGACCCTGCTCGCTGACCGCCCGGCCATCTTCGACGGCGGATACGGCTGGTTGCTGCAGGAGCGTGGGCTCCCTGCGGGCGAGTGCGCGGAGTCGTGGAACGTCGACAACCCGGATGCCGTGGCGAGGCTTCACGACGAGTACGCCGCCGCGGGTGCCGTCATCATCACCACCAACACCTTCGGCGCCACCGAGCCCCGTCTCGCCGCCCACGGCCTGTCCGGCCGGGCGGAGGAGGTCAACCGGGCGGGGGCTGCCATCGCGCGGGAGGTCGCAGACCGGCACGCGGTGCTCGTGGCCGGCGACATCGGCCCGACGGGTGAGCTGCTCGAGCCGCTCGGAACCCTGACCGCGCAGCAGGCGACCGCGCTGTTCGCCGAGCAGGTGCGCGGGCTGGCCGCCGGTGGCGCCGACCTCATCCTGATCGAGACGATGAGTGACCTCGGCGAGGCGAGCGCCGCCGTGGCGGCCGCGCGCGAGGTCGCACCCGACCTGCCGGTCGTCGTGACGATGTCCTTCGACACGAACCTGCGCACCATGATGGGCGTCTCACCGGCCGCCGCCGTGGCGGCGCTAGCGGCCGCGGGCGCCGACGCCGTCGGGGCCAACTGCGGCCGCGGGCCCGACGAGATGCGCACCATCGCCGAGCAGCTCGTGGCGGCCCGCCCCGAGGGGCTGCTCCTCGTGGCCCAGTCGAACGCCGGACTGCCCGCGCTCGAGGGTGACAAGTTCGTGTACACCGTCGGCCCCGAGGCCATGGGGGAGCACGCGGTCGAACTGCGCGACCTCGGCATCGACGTCATCGGAGCGTGCTGCGGATCCTCACCCGAGCACATCGGCGAGATGGCCGCCGCCCTGGCGGGCCGCTAG
- a CDS encoding DUF2207 family protein has translation MLEGLTPASLVGGLVPFVVAALTLLVFRWRRRDEVFVNLTPGEVPGLGEAGESARVRRGVEYSGAVAPRFHQPEHSTPALSGTVIDGVVHGRDLAATLVDLALRGHVLLAREGKDWRVTRADVTGDPLAPHEVALLDAVLGGATSVLLGDLRRAEVVARWRAAEVAVYRAVVDRGWYTRHPRSRNGRLAALGVLLVVASAVAGVVSGLADDHLRWAPLGVGLGLGGALLLWRGRGRTPRTATGSAARIQALGYERYLATAEAGQLRHEELAGEVRAMLPYAVAFGVAGHVAAVLGDALRAAQVAAGAQAALDIVVDAAIDPGVWDLVSGLVDLADLDVSGLGDLVPEDAFEALVEGVEGLGDALGHLAGAVGGILPTDGCGDGCGEGCLDF, from the coding sequence GTGCTCGAGGGACTGACTCCTGCGAGCCTCGTCGGGGGACTGGTGCCCTTCGTCGTGGCCGCGCTGACTCTGCTCGTCTTCCGGTGGCGGCGGCGTGACGAGGTGTTCGTCAACCTCACGCCCGGCGAAGTCCCGGGGCTCGGTGAAGCCGGTGAGAGCGCCCGAGTGCGCCGCGGCGTGGAGTACTCGGGCGCCGTGGCTCCCCGCTTCCACCAGCCCGAGCACTCGACCCCGGCCCTGTCGGGCACGGTGATCGACGGCGTGGTGCACGGGCGTGACCTCGCCGCCACCCTCGTGGACCTGGCCCTGCGCGGGCACGTGCTCCTCGCGCGCGAGGGCAAGGACTGGCGGGTCACCAGGGCTGACGTGACGGGAGACCCGCTCGCCCCCCACGAGGTGGCGCTTCTCGACGCCGTGCTCGGTGGCGCGACCTCGGTGCTGCTCGGCGACCTGCGACGGGCCGAGGTCGTGGCGCGCTGGCGGGCCGCCGAGGTGGCGGTCTACCGGGCTGTGGTCGACCGGGGCTGGTACACCCGGCATCCGCGCTCGCGCAACGGGCGGCTCGCTGCGCTGGGGGTGCTCCTCGTGGTGGCATCGGCCGTGGCAGGCGTGGTCTCCGGACTGGCGGACGACCACCTGCGATGGGCCCCTCTGGGAGTGGGGCTCGGCCTCGGCGGCGCCTTGCTGCTGTGGCGCGGGCGCGGACGCACTCCGCGCACGGCCACGGGGTCCGCAGCGCGAATCCAGGCCCTGGGCTACGAGCGCTACCTCGCCACCGCTGAGGCCGGCCAGCTGCGGCACGAGGAGCTCGCCGGCGAGGTGCGCGCCATGTTGCCCTACGCCGTTGCCTTCGGGGTCGCGGGCCACGTCGCCGCCGTCCTGGGTGATGCCCTGCGTGCCGCGCAGGTCGCGGCGGGCGCCCAGGCCGCGCTCGACATCGTCGTCGACGCCGCCATCGACCCCGGCGTGTGGGACCTCGTGTCGGGGCTGGTCGACCTCGCCGACCTGGACGTGAGCGGGCTCGGCGACCTCGTGCCGGAGGACGCCTTCGAGGCCCTGGTCGAGGGGGTCGAGGGGCTCGGCGACGCCCTGGGCCACCTGGCCGGCGCCGTCGGTGGCATCCTGCCCACCGACGGCTGCGGCGACGGCTGCGGCGAGGGGTGCCTGGACTTCTAG
- a CDS encoding DUF1638 domain-containing protein, giving the protein MPSGRVALVACGAIAQPAADAVARRAWPVDVHPLPPLLHNRPERIADAVEALVLQLRGRYDRVVVGYADCGTYGALDAVCERLHVDRLPGLHCYDLFAGSDVVSRLSEDEPGTYLLTDFLVKSFARAVIQELGLDRHPELRDDYFRHYTRVVWLVQTADPVERAELRTLAQAAADRIGLPLQVRRTGESGLERALASLLPDLS; this is encoded by the coding sequence GTGCCGTCTGGGCGGGTCGCGCTCGTCGCGTGCGGGGCCATCGCCCAACCCGCGGCGGATGCCGTGGCGCGCCGCGCGTGGCCCGTCGACGTCCACCCCCTGCCGCCCTTGCTCCACAACCGGCCCGAGCGCATCGCGGATGCCGTCGAGGCCCTGGTCCTCCAGCTGCGGGGGCGCTACGACCGGGTGGTCGTGGGCTACGCCGACTGCGGCACCTACGGAGCGTTGGATGCCGTCTGCGAACGGCTGCACGTCGACCGCCTTCCGGGGTTGCACTGTTACGACCTCTTCGCCGGGTCGGACGTGGTGAGCCGGCTCTCGGAGGACGAGCCGGGCACCTACCTGCTCACCGACTTCCTCGTGAAGTCGTTCGCGCGCGCGGTGATCCAGGAACTCGGCCTCGACCGGCATCCCGAACTGCGCGATGACTACTTCCGCCACTACACCCGGGTCGTGTGGCTGGTGCAGACCGCTGACCCGGTGGAGCGCGCCGAGCTGCGCACCCTGGCGCAGGCCGCGGCCGACCGCATCGGGCTGCCGCTCCAGGTGCGGCGCACGGGCGAGAGCGGCCTCGAGCGCGCCCTCGCCTCCCTCCTTCCCGACCTCTCCTGA
- a CDS encoding ASKHA domain-containing protein codes for MSDERGPGSPFDDVVDGLRREGLLEPPPSAAGPGAGESHEGTGRVQLTFEPAGRTFRVPPGVSVFDAASWNGIAIDSTCGGHGTCRKCLVRVSSGSAPVTRHDRRTFSEDQIADGWRLACLVRATHDLGLEVPPLVTRPKASTVGVGRQVILRPGVQKRYVELTDPTLADQRTDLQRLRDAVDDLTLNPDLHALRRLPTVLRQSDFKVTAVTVDEVLIDVEPGDTTGSRHAIAYDLGTTTVVATLLDLETGTPVAVASMLNKQQPFGGDVITRISATMMDPDALGRLTQLARQTLSELAQEVLDEGGISPQSVYEVALAGNATMTALLLGIDPEPLGVAPFIQVSADWPVLHASDLGIDVHPGARATIFPALGAYVGGDIVAGMLASGLDRDKRVRLFIDVGTNCEIALSDGERIVTTAAPAGPAFEGGAIRCGMRAADGAIEVITLNAGASGDDEAVTLGVIGDAEPRGICGSGLVDAVAELVRVGLLDESGRLISDEAAAASVPALAGRLATVGDGERVFILHRPTPDAPTVECVYLSQRDVRELQFAKAAISTGWTLLLEELGVSPRDVQQVLLAGSFGSYLSPSSAVRIGLVPKLPVLRIVSAGNVAGEGAKMVLLSARERAGADAMLAEVAYIELSDRPDFNDRFIDQLAFPV; via the coding sequence GTGAGCGACGAACGAGGCCCCGGATCCCCGTTCGACGACGTCGTCGACGGCCTGCGCCGCGAAGGCCTGCTCGAACCCCCGCCGTCCGCGGCGGGGCCGGGGGCCGGGGAGTCGCACGAGGGCACCGGCCGGGTGCAGCTGACGTTCGAGCCTGCCGGGCGCACCTTCCGGGTTCCCCCGGGGGTGTCGGTGTTCGACGCCGCCTCGTGGAACGGCATCGCCATCGACTCCACGTGCGGAGGCCACGGCACCTGCCGCAAGTGCCTCGTGCGGGTGAGCTCGGGGTCGGCGCCGGTCACCCGGCACGACCGGCGCACCTTCTCCGAGGACCAGATCGCCGACGGCTGGCGCCTGGCGTGCCTGGTCAGGGCGACGCACGACCTCGGCCTCGAGGTGCCGCCGCTCGTCACCCGCCCCAAGGCGTCGACGGTCGGCGTCGGGCGACAGGTCATCCTGCGGCCGGGGGTCCAGAAGCGGTACGTCGAGCTGACCGACCCGACGCTGGCAGACCAGCGCACCGACCTCCAGCGTCTGCGGGACGCGGTCGACGACCTCACCCTCAACCCCGACCTGCACGCCCTGCGGCGCCTGCCCACCGTGCTGCGCCAGAGCGACTTCAAGGTCACCGCCGTCACCGTCGACGAGGTGCTGATCGACGTCGAGCCCGGGGACACCACGGGGTCGCGCCACGCCATCGCCTACGACCTCGGGACGACGACCGTCGTCGCCACGCTGCTCGACCTCGAGACCGGCACCCCGGTGGCGGTGGCCTCGATGCTCAACAAGCAACAGCCTTTCGGCGGTGACGTCATCACCCGGATCAGCGCGACGATGATGGACCCGGACGCGCTCGGCAGGCTCACCCAGCTGGCGCGCCAGACCCTCTCCGAGCTCGCGCAGGAAGTGCTCGACGAGGGTGGCATCTCGCCGCAGAGCGTCTACGAGGTGGCGCTGGCGGGCAACGCGACGATGACCGCGCTGCTGCTCGGCATCGACCCGGAACCGCTGGGGGTGGCACCGTTCATCCAGGTCAGCGCCGACTGGCCGGTGCTGCACGCCAGCGACCTCGGCATCGACGTGCACCCCGGAGCCCGCGCGACGATCTTCCCGGCGCTCGGGGCCTATGTCGGTGGCGACATCGTGGCGGGCATGCTCGCCAGTGGTCTCGACCGCGACAAGCGGGTGCGGCTGTTCATCGACGTCGGCACCAACTGCGAGATCGCCCTCAGCGACGGTGAACGGATCGTCACGACGGCCGCCCCGGCAGGGCCGGCCTTCGAGGGCGGTGCCATCCGCTGTGGCATGCGGGCCGCCGACGGGGCCATCGAGGTCATCACCCTCAACGCGGGTGCGTCCGGCGACGACGAGGCGGTCACACTCGGCGTCATCGGCGACGCGGAACCCCGCGGCATCTGCGGTTCGGGCCTGGTCGATGCCGTGGCCGAGCTCGTGCGCGTGGGCCTGCTCGACGAGTCGGGTCGCCTCATCAGCGACGAGGCCGCCGCCGCCTCGGTGCCGGCGCTGGCCGGTCGGCTGGCCACCGTCGGGGACGGCGAGCGGGTGTTCATCCTGCACCGCCCGACTCCCGATGCGCCGACGGTCGAGTGCGTCTACCTCTCGCAGCGCGACGTGCGCGAGCTGCAGTTCGCCAAGGCCGCGATCTCGACGGGGTGGACCCTGCTCCTCGAAGAGCTCGGCGTGTCCCCACGGGACGTGCAGCAGGTGCTGCTCGCCGGGTCGTTCGGCTCCTACCTGTCACCGTCGTCGGCCGTGCGGATCGGTCTGGTGCCCAAGCTGCCCGTGCTGCGCATCGTCTCGGCGGGCAACGTCGCCGGTGAGGGCGCGAAGATGGTGTTGCTGTCGGCGCGTGAGCGGGCCGGCGCCGACGCGATGCTCGCTGAAGTCGCGTACATCGAGCTCTCGGACCGGCCTGACTTCAACGACCGCTTCATCGACCAGCTCGCGTTCCCCGTCTGA
- a CDS encoding dihydropteroate synthase, translating to MSAPLRRTVLRSASKEVVIAADQPFCVIGERINPTGRPVFQEALREGDLSIIEKDVAAQVAGGANVLDINMGVPLTDEADLLVRAIQLVQQVTDLPICIDSSVVEALEAGLVAYQGRALVNSVTAEDERLEAILPLVKKYDAAIVALPNDEHEIPMEHQRRLELTEKIVRVATQEYGIAIDDIVIDPLAMPIGADPTVGRETLLTIRGIVEQWGLNTTCGASNVSFGMPGRHAINGAWLSLAMSAGMTSAIMDARTPHVVDAVRASDLLLGNDEWGSAWITTHRARQAAEAAAAEAAAAATASA from the coding sequence ATGAGCGCGCCCCTGCGTCGGACCGTGCTGCGCTCGGCCAGCAAGGAGGTCGTCATCGCGGCCGACCAGCCGTTCTGCGTCATCGGCGAGCGGATCAACCCCACGGGTCGCCCGGTGTTCCAGGAGGCGCTGCGCGAGGGTGACCTGTCCATCATCGAGAAGGACGTCGCCGCCCAGGTGGCCGGGGGGGCCAACGTCCTCGACATCAACATGGGGGTTCCCCTCACCGACGAGGCCGACCTGCTCGTGCGGGCCATCCAGCTCGTCCAGCAGGTCACCGACCTGCCGATCTGCATCGACTCCTCGGTCGTGGAGGCCCTCGAGGCCGGGCTGGTCGCCTACCAGGGCCGCGCCCTGGTCAACTCGGTGACCGCCGAGGACGAGCGCCTCGAGGCCATCCTGCCGCTGGTCAAGAAGTACGACGCCGCGATCGTCGCGCTTCCCAACGACGAGCACGAGATCCCGATGGAGCACCAGCGGCGCCTCGAGCTCACGGAGAAGATCGTCCGGGTCGCCACGCAGGAGTACGGCATCGCCATCGACGACATCGTCATCGACCCGCTGGCCATGCCGATCGGCGCCGACCCCACGGTCGGTCGCGAGACGCTCCTGACGATCCGCGGCATCGTGGAGCAGTGGGGCCTGAACACCACCTGCGGTGCCTCGAACGTCAGCTTCGGGATGCCGGGTCGTCACGCGATCAACGGCGCCTGGCTCTCGCTCGCCATGTCCGCCGGCATGACCAGCGCGATCATGGACGCCCGCACGCCGCACGTCGTCGACGCCGTGCGCGCCAGCGACCTGCTGCTCGGCAACGACGAGTGGGGCTCGGCGTGGATCACCACCCACCGGGCACGCCAGGCCGCCGAGGCCGCAGCCGCGGAGGCGGCCGCGGCAGCCACCGCTTCGGCGTGA
- a CDS encoding corrinoid protein, with translation MTPDEILQGLYDQTLVGNGPAVLDLTHKALDGGMEPGTMLFDALIPALEEVGARFERGDFFVPEMLIAGRAMAGSMEVLRPLLAETGVETIGKFLMGTVKGDVHDIGKNLVNIMLEGAGFEVIDLGVQVAPEKFVSAIEEHQPDIVGFSAFLTTTMPMFKANINALQKAGLRDSVIVMVGGAPVTQEYADAVGADGYASDASATVKRAKALLEARRTKVPA, from the coding sequence ATGACTCCCGACGAAATCCTCCAAGGGCTCTATGACCAGACCCTCGTCGGCAACGGCCCTGCCGTGCTCGACCTCACCCACAAGGCGCTCGACGGCGGCATGGAGCCGGGGACGATGCTCTTCGACGCCCTGATCCCTGCGCTGGAAGAGGTTGGGGCGCGCTTCGAGCGCGGTGACTTCTTCGTGCCCGAGATGCTCATCGCCGGGCGCGCGATGGCCGGGTCGATGGAGGTGCTGCGGCCGCTGCTCGCCGAGACCGGCGTCGAGACGATCGGCAAGTTTCTCATGGGCACCGTCAAGGGGGACGTGCACGACATCGGCAAGAACCTCGTCAACATCATGCTGGAGGGCGCCGGCTTCGAAGTCATCGACCTCGGGGTGCAGGTGGCCCCGGAGAAGTTCGTCTCCGCCATCGAGGAGCACCAGCCCGACATCGTCGGCTTCTCCGCCTTCCTCACCACGACCATGCCGATGTTCAAGGCGAACATCAACGCCCTCCAGAAGGCGGGGCTGCGCGACTCGGTCATCGTCATGGTCGGCGGCGCCCCCGTCACCCAGGAGTACGCGGATGCCGTGGGCGCCGACGGCTACGCCTCGGATGCCTCCGCGACCGTCAAGCGCGCGAAGGCCCTGCTCGAGGCGCGTCGGACGAAGGTGCCCGCATGA
- a CDS encoding IclR family transcriptional regulator: MATPAVGTGTQSIDRAADLLARVVRAPSPVTFTELAEVTGLARSTTSRLLSALERADLLARDERARWIPGALFDHYAARRSDDAHLVEAADSTMRALGDLTGETVNLGVPRRGTVVQVAQVDSLYYLGSRDWVGTDVPAHCSALGLVLYAYGALPAPSGQLDALTPASLTTGADLKARLPGIRHDGFATTVDELEPGLTGVAAPIRLGGTVVAALGISGPTSRLAADLRSTGTLVAAHAKALSNRLDHHHQEGAA, translated from the coding sequence GTGGCCACACCAGCCGTGGGTACTGGAACCCAGTCGATCGATCGCGCCGCCGACCTGCTCGCCCGCGTGGTCCGCGCGCCCTCCCCGGTCACCTTCACCGAGCTCGCCGAGGTCACCGGCCTCGCTCGCTCGACGACCTCCCGGCTGCTGTCCGCGCTCGAGCGGGCCGACCTGCTGGCGCGCGACGAGCGCGCACGCTGGATCCCGGGTGCCCTCTTCGACCACTACGCCGCCCGGCGCTCCGACGACGCCCACCTCGTCGAGGCCGCGGATTCCACGATGCGGGCGCTGGGGGACCTGACCGGCGAGACCGTCAACCTCGGCGTGCCACGTCGCGGCACGGTCGTCCAGGTCGCCCAGGTCGACTCTTTGTACTACCTGGGCTCACGGGACTGGGTCGGCACCGACGTTCCCGCCCACTGCTCGGCCCTGGGCCTGGTGCTCTACGCGTACGGCGCGCTGCCCGCACCCTCCGGTCAGCTCGACGCCCTGACTCCCGCCTCCCTCACGACCGGGGCGGACCTCAAGGCCCGGCTCCCCGGCATCCGGCACGACGGCTTCGCGACCACCGTCGACGAGCTCGAACCGGGGCTCACCGGGGTGGCGGCGCCGATCCGGCTCGGCGGCACGGTCGTCGCGGCCCTCGGGATCTCCGGCCCCACCTCTCGTCTCGCGGCGGACCTCAGGTCCACCGGGACCCTCGTCGCGGCACATGCCAAGGCGCTCTCGAACCGACTCGATCACCACCACCAGGAAGGCGCAGCATGA
- a CDS encoding trimethylamine methyltransferase family protein, with amino-acid sequence MFTNRMPRYEILSADALAQLDAGWRRLVTEIGVEFMSDRALDLFRAAGQRVEENTVFLDPEFVLEQVAKAPREFDVHARNAERSIHIGGDSMAFGAVYGPPFVREGDVRRDGTLEDYRNFAKLSQSFSVLDSAGGVVCEPNDAPLDSRHLDMTLSLMTLTDKVFMGNVVSGENARDVIAMSEILFGGREAIEARPASISLINCNSPLRWDDRMLDALFEYCAAAQPVVLTPFILMGAMSPVTIPAALVQQMAEALSGIALAQLIRPGCPVIFGSFLSNIDMQSGSPTFGTPESGIGLLCTGQIARHFNLPFRSGGGLTSSQVPDAQAGYEALMTLMPTFLAGTNWVMHTAGWLEGGLVAGFEKFVIDCQIVEMLQHEFTPLEIDPGSLAFDAHQEVGHGGHFLGSMHTMERFRTCFYRPFLNSSDNYERWMRNGAQDTATRAAGIWRQRLEKYEQPALDDGIRSELEAFVTRRRRELGD; translated from the coding sequence ATGTTCACCAACCGCATGCCGCGCTACGAGATCCTCTCGGCCGATGCCCTCGCCCAGTTGGATGCCGGGTGGCGTCGACTCGTGACCGAGATCGGCGTCGAGTTCATGAGCGACCGGGCCCTTGACCTGTTCCGGGCCGCGGGCCAGCGCGTCGAGGAGAACACCGTCTTCCTCGACCCCGAGTTCGTGCTCGAGCAGGTCGCCAAGGCCCCGCGCGAGTTCGACGTGCATGCCCGCAACGCCGAGCGCAGCATCCACATCGGTGGCGACTCGATGGCGTTCGGCGCGGTCTACGGGCCTCCCTTCGTGAGGGAGGGTGACGTCCGCCGCGACGGCACGCTCGAGGACTACCGCAACTTCGCGAAGCTCTCGCAGTCCTTCTCGGTGCTCGACTCAGCCGGCGGCGTGGTCTGCGAGCCCAACGACGCCCCCCTCGACTCGCGCCACCTCGACATGACGCTGTCCCTCATGACGCTCACCGACAAGGTGTTCATGGGCAACGTCGTCTCCGGCGAGAACGCCCGCGACGTCATCGCGATGTCGGAGATCCTCTTCGGCGGCCGCGAGGCGATCGAGGCCCGCCCGGCATCCATCAGCCTGATCAACTGCAACTCGCCCCTGCGCTGGGACGACCGCATGCTCGACGCCCTGTTCGAGTACTGCGCCGCCGCGCAGCCGGTGGTCCTCACCCCGTTCATCCTCATGGGTGCGATGTCCCCCGTGACGATTCCCGCCGCCCTGGTGCAGCAGATGGCCGAGGCCCTGTCCGGCATCGCCCTCGCCCAGCTCATCCGCCCCGGGTGCCCGGTGATCTTCGGCTCGTTCCTGTCCAACATCGACATGCAGTCGGGCTCGCCGACCTTCGGCACCCCGGAGTCCGGCATCGGGCTGCTGTGCACCGGGCAGATCGCGCGCCACTTCAACCTGCCGTTCCGTTCCGGTGGCGGGCTGACCTCGTCCCAGGTTCCTGACGCGCAGGCCGGCTACGAGGCCCTGATGACCCTCATGCCGACGTTCCTCGCCGGCACCAACTGGGTCATGCACACCGCGGGCTGGCTCGAGGGTGGCCTGGTCGCGGGCTTCGAGAAGTTCGTCATCGACTGCCAGATCGTCGAGATGCTCCAGCACGAGTTCACCCCGCTGGAGATCGACCCCGGCTCGCTGGCGTTCGACGCCCACCAGGAAGTCGGCCACGGTGGCCACTTCCTGGGCTCGATGCACACCATGGAGCGCTTCCGCACCTGCTTCTACCGCCCCTTCCTCAACTCCTCGGACAACTACGAGCGCTGGATGCGCAATGGCGCCCAGGACACCGCGACCCGCGCCGCCGGCATCTGGCGCCAGCGCCTCGAGAAGTACGAGCAGCCGGCGCTCGACGACGGCATCCGCTCCGAGCTCGAGGCTTTCGTGACCCGGCGCCGCCGGGAGCTCGGCGACTGA
- a CDS encoding L-serine ammonia-lyase, whose protein sequence is MAISAFDLFSVGIGPSSSHTVGPMRAAHTFAEGLRADGLLPRVARVRAELFGSLGATGHGHGSVKAVVLGLEGEQPEHTDPRGADARLDAVVRDGILQLAGEHGIRCDVADDVVLHRRATLPFHANGMRFAAYASAEPAEDEAPLRQREYYSVGGGFVLDEDEVGENKIVPDHTPVRYPFTTGDELLARCAETGLPISGVMLANELSWRTEAEVREGLLHLWQVMQECVDNGCRAEGVLPGGLKVQRRAPRLARQLRTEHPGDPLAAMDWVTLYALAVNEENASGGRIVTAPTNGAAGIIPAVLHYYTRFVPGADDDGVVSFLLTAAAIGSLYKENASISGAEVGCQGEVGSACSMAAGALAEVLGGTPDQVENAAEIGIEHNLGLTCDPVGGLVQIPCIERNAVASVKAITAARIALRGTGRQVVSLDRAIKTMRDTGRDMKVKYKETSRGGLAVNVIEC, encoded by the coding sequence ATGGCCATCAGCGCGTTCGACCTCTTCTCGGTGGGCATCGGCCCGTCGAGCTCCCACACGGTGGGCCCGATGCGCGCCGCGCACACCTTCGCCGAGGGCCTGCGTGCCGACGGCCTGCTCCCCCGGGTCGCTCGGGTGCGCGCCGAGCTGTTCGGCTCGCTCGGCGCCACCGGCCACGGCCACGGGTCGGTCAAGGCCGTGGTCCTGGGCCTGGAGGGTGAGCAGCCCGAGCACACCGACCCGCGCGGCGCCGACGCGCGCCTGGACGCGGTGGTGCGTGACGGCATCCTGCAACTGGCGGGCGAGCACGGCATCCGCTGCGACGTCGCCGACGACGTGGTGCTGCACCGTCGCGCCACGCTGCCCTTCCACGCCAACGGCATGCGGTTCGCGGCGTACGCGAGCGCCGAGCCCGCCGAGGACGAGGCACCGCTGCGCCAGCGGGAGTACTACTCCGTCGGCGGCGGCTTCGTCCTGGACGAGGACGAGGTGGGCGAGAACAAGATCGTGCCCGACCACACGCCCGTGCGGTACCCGTTCACCACCGGCGACGAGCTGCTCGCCCGCTGCGCCGAGACCGGCCTGCCGATCAGCGGGGTGATGCTCGCCAACGAGCTCTCGTGGCGCACCGAGGCGGAGGTCCGCGAGGGCCTGCTGCACCTGTGGCAGGTCATGCAGGAGTGCGTCGACAACGGATGCCGTGCCGAGGGTGTGCTTCCCGGCGGCCTGAAGGTGCAGCGCCGCGCTCCTCGGCTGGCCCGGCAGCTGCGCACCGAGCACCCGGGTGACCCCTTGGCCGCGATGGACTGGGTGACGCTGTACGCCCTGGCCGTCAACGAGGAGAACGCCTCCGGGGGTCGCATCGTGACGGCCCCGACCAACGGCGCAGCCGGCATCATCCCCGCGGTCTTGCACTACTACACCCGCTTCGTGCCCGGCGCCGACGACGACGGCGTCGTGAGCTTCCTGCTCACCGCCGCCGCGATCGGCAGCCTCTACAAGGAGAACGCGTCGATCTCGGGCGCGGAGGTCGGCTGCCAGGGCGAGGTCGGCTCGGCCTGCTCGATGGCGGCCGGCGCCCTGGCCGAGGTGCTCGGCGGGACCCCCGACCAGGTCGAGAACGCTGCCGAGATCGGCATCGAGCACAACCTGGGGCTCACCTGCGACCCCGTGGGCGGGCTCGTGCAGATCCCGTGCATCGAGCGCAACGCGGTGGCGTCGGTCAAGGCGATCACCGCCGCCCGGATCGCGCTGCGCGGCACCGGCCGTCAGGTCGTCTCGCTGGACAGGGCGATCAAGACGATGCGCGACACCGGGCGCGACATGAAGGTCAAGTACAAGGAGACCTCGCGCGGCGGCCTGGCCGTCAACGTGATCGAGTGCTGA